One Acidovorax sp. T1 genomic window carries:
- a CDS encoding DnaJ C-terminal domain-containing protein: MEFKDYYQVLGVSKTATADDIKKAYRKLARKYHPDVSKEADAAARMAEVNEANAVLSDPEKREAYDALGRQAPHRPGQDFRPPPNWDAGFEFSDGAGTAGGPDGEFSDFFEQLFGRHARAQRAQSQYREAPRDAEWGGTPQPSRGNDHHARIELDLLDAYQGAERSLTLRGARLDDAGRMVHEQRNLQVKIPKGVREGQLIRLTGQGSPGTGGAPAGDLFLEVQFKPDPRWRAIDRDVYQPVAVAPWEAELGAVIEVHTPAGALEVTVPAHWKSARKLRLKGRGIPAATPGDLYLELSVALPPAHSDAERAAYTAIAKAFPRFDPRATQGA; encoded by the coding sequence ATGGAATTCAAGGACTATTACCAGGTGCTGGGTGTCAGCAAAACGGCCACTGCCGATGACATCAAGAAGGCCTACCGCAAGCTGGCGCGCAAATACCACCCCGACGTGAGCAAGGAAGCCGACGCCGCAGCCCGCATGGCCGAGGTGAACGAGGCCAACGCCGTGCTCTCCGATCCCGAAAAGCGCGAAGCCTACGACGCGCTGGGCCGCCAGGCGCCACACCGCCCGGGGCAGGATTTCCGACCGCCACCCAACTGGGACGCCGGCTTCGAGTTCTCCGACGGGGCCGGCACCGCCGGTGGGCCCGACGGCGAATTCAGTGACTTCTTCGAGCAGCTTTTTGGCCGCCATGCGCGCGCCCAGCGTGCCCAAAGCCAATACCGTGAAGCGCCACGGGATGCCGAATGGGGTGGGACACCGCAGCCATCGCGCGGCAACGACCACCACGCCAGGATCGAGCTCGATCTGCTGGACGCCTACCAGGGCGCCGAGCGCAGCCTGACGCTGCGTGGTGCCCGGCTCGACGACGCGGGCCGCATGGTGCACGAACAACGCAACCTGCAGGTCAAGATACCGAAGGGTGTGCGCGAAGGGCAGCTCATCCGCCTGACGGGCCAGGGCAGCCCCGGCACGGGCGGCGCCCCTGCGGGCGACCTGTTCCTGGAGGTGCAATTCAAACCCGACCCCCGCTGGCGCGCCATCGACCGCGATGTCTACCAACCCGTGGCCGTGGCCCCCTGGGAGGCCGAACTGGGCGCCGTCATCGAGGTGCACACCCCCGCCGGCGCCCTGGAGGTGACCGTGCCAGCACACTGGAAATCCGCGCGCAAGCTGCGCCTGAAGGGCCGGGGCATTCCCGCCGCCACGCCAGGAGACCTGTACTTGGAACTGAGCGTCGCCCTGCCGCCGGCCCACAGCGACGCCGAGCGCGCCGCCTACACCGCGATAGCCAAGGCCTTTCCCCGCTTCGACCCGCGCGCCACCCAGGGAGCCTGA
- the glmS gene encoding glutamine--fructose-6-phosphate transaminase (isomerizing): MCGIVGAVSTRNIVPILVQGLQRLEYRGYDSCGVAVHTSSLNAAPHGTPDGGLRRARSTARVAELLAQVQADHLEGATGIAHTRWATHGAPAVHNAHPHFSHGTGSDAATGPQAESDPARPGRVALVHNGIIENHEELRATLQARGYVFVSQTDTEVIAHLVDSHYSGDLFDAVRAAIAELHGAYAIAVIHKDEPHRVVGARAGSPLILGVGKEATEGASATREHFLASDAMALAGVTDQIVYLEEGDLVDLQLGRYWIVGKDGTALTPAQRPVRTVQAHSGAAELGPYRHYMQKEIFEQPRAIADTLEGVAGIVPELFDGAGLHGEPGAAAWRVFKEIDSVLILACGTSYYSGCAAKYWLEEIAGIPTQVEVASEYRYRTSVPNPRTLVVTISQSGETADTLAALRHAQSLGMQHTLTICNVATSAMVRECKLAYITRAGVEIGVASTKAFTTQLAGLFLLTLALAQSKGRLSEEQEAAHLKAMRHLPVALQAVLALEPQVISWAEDFARMENALFLGRGLHYPIALEGALKLKEISYIHAEAYPAGELKHGPLALVTSAMPVVTVAPNDALLEKLKSNMQEVRARGGVLYVLADADTHIESSEGIHVIRMPEHYGHLSPLLHVVPLQLLAYHTACARGTDVDKPRNLAKSVTVE; this comes from the coding sequence ATGTGCGGCATCGTCGGCGCAGTCTCCACGCGCAACATCGTTCCCATCCTCGTCCAGGGCCTGCAGCGGCTCGAATACCGGGGCTATGACTCGTGCGGCGTGGCCGTGCACACATCCAGCCTGAACGCGGCGCCCCATGGCACGCCGGACGGTGGACTGCGGCGCGCCCGCAGCACGGCGCGCGTGGCCGAGTTGCTGGCGCAGGTGCAGGCCGACCACCTGGAAGGCGCCACCGGCATTGCCCACACCCGCTGGGCCACGCACGGTGCGCCGGCGGTGCACAACGCCCACCCCCATTTCAGCCACGGCACGGGCAGCGACGCCGCTACAGGCCCGCAAGCCGAAAGCGACCCGGCGCGGCCGGGCCGCGTCGCCCTGGTGCACAACGGCATCATCGAAAACCACGAAGAGCTGCGTGCCACCCTGCAGGCGCGCGGCTATGTGTTTGTGAGCCAGACCGACACCGAAGTCATTGCGCACCTGGTGGACAGCCATTACAGCGGCGACCTGTTCGACGCCGTGCGGGCCGCCATCGCCGAGCTGCATGGCGCCTACGCCATTGCCGTGATCCACAAGGACGAACCCCATCGCGTGGTGGGCGCGCGTGCGGGCTCGCCGCTGATCCTGGGTGTGGGCAAGGAGGCGACCGAAGGGGCCTCGGCGACCCGCGAGCATTTCCTGGCCAGCGACGCTATGGCCCTGGCCGGCGTCACTGACCAGATCGTGTACCTGGAAGAGGGCGACCTGGTGGACCTGCAACTGGGCCGCTACTGGATCGTGGGCAAAGACGGCACGGCGTTGACGCCGGCGCAACGCCCCGTGCGCACCGTGCAGGCGCACAGCGGAGCGGCCGAGCTGGGGCCCTATCGCCACTACATGCAAAAGGAAATCTTCGAGCAGCCGCGCGCCATTGCCGACACGCTTGAAGGCGTCGCGGGCATCGTGCCCGAGCTGTTTGACGGCGCTGGCCTGCATGGTGAGCCGGGCGCCGCCGCCTGGCGCGTCTTCAAGGAAATTGACAGCGTGCTCATCCTGGCCTGCGGCACCAGCTACTACAGCGGTTGCGCGGCCAAATACTGGCTGGAGGAAATCGCCGGCATTCCCACCCAGGTGGAAGTGGCCAGCGAATACCGCTACCGCACCAGCGTGCCCAATCCGCGCACCCTGGTGGTCACCATCAGCCAGTCGGGCGAAACCGCCGACACCCTGGCTGCACTGCGCCACGCGCAAAGCCTGGGCATGCAACACACGCTGACCATCTGCAACGTGGCCACCAGCGCCATGGTGCGCGAATGCAAGCTGGCCTACATCACCCGCGCGGGTGTCGAGATCGGCGTGGCCAGCACCAAGGCCTTCACCACGCAACTGGCAGGCCTGTTTTTGCTGACGCTCGCGCTGGCCCAATCCAAAGGCCGCCTGAGCGAAGAGCAGGAAGCCGCCCACCTCAAGGCTATGCGCCACCTGCCCGTGGCCCTGCAGGCCGTGCTGGCGCTGGAACCCCAGGTTATCAGCTGGGCCGAAGACTTTGCGCGCATGGAAAACGCTTTGTTCCTGGGCCGTGGGTTGCATTACCCCATCGCGCTCGAAGGCGCCCTCAAGCTCAAGGAAATCAGCTACATCCACGCCGAGGCCTACCCGGCCGGCGAGCTCAAGCACGGCCCCCTGGCCCTGGTGACCAGCGCCATGCCGGTGGTCACCGTGGCGCCCAACGACGCGCTGCTGGAAAAGCTCAAGAGCAACATGCAGGAAGTGCGCGCGCGCGGCGGCGTGCTGTATGTGCTGGCCGATGCCGACACCCACATCGAAAGCAGTGAGGGCATCCACGTCATCCGCATGCCCGAA
- a CDS encoding Lrp/AsnC family transcriptional regulator — MEQISLDATDLQLLNLLQTDAAQSNQSLAQQVHVSPPTCLRRVKRLHDAGLIERQVALLQPDRLAALQGHGLSAMVEVTLDRQGGEWLDAFEARAVADDCVQQCWRVSPGPDFMLVVHTRDMPGYLALSQRLFTGDANVRNVKAFFATRRAKFETKIPLALT; from the coding sequence ATGGAACAAATATCACTCGACGCCACCGACCTGCAACTGCTCAACCTCCTGCAAACCGACGCCGCGCAGAGCAACCAGTCGCTCGCGCAGCAGGTGCATGTGTCGCCGCCCACCTGCCTGCGGCGGGTCAAGCGCCTGCACGATGCCGGGCTGATCGAGCGCCAGGTTGCCCTGCTGCAACCCGACCGGCTGGCGGCGCTGCAGGGCCACGGGCTGTCGGCCATGGTGGAGGTGACGCTGGACCGCCAGGGCGGCGAATGGCTGGATGCGTTCGAAGCCCGCGCCGTGGCCGACGACTGCGTGCAACAGTGCTGGCGCGTGTCGCCGGGGCCGGATTTCATGCTGGTGGTGCACACGCGCGACATGCCGGGCTACCTGGCGCTGTCGCAGCGCCTGTTCACGGGCGATGCCAATGTGCGCAATGTCAAAGCCTTTTTTGCCACCCGCCGTGCAAAATTTGAAACAAAAATACCGCTAGCGCTTACCTGA